Part of the Lampris incognitus isolate fLamInc1 chromosome 1, fLamInc1.hap2, whole genome shotgun sequence genome is shown below.
tcaggaaagggaagcagacgttgtaccggacctttgtggtgaagagggagctgagccagaaggcaaagctctcaatttaccagtcaatctttgttccaacccttatCTATGGTCATgcactttgggtagtgaccgaaagggtcagatcgtggatacaagtggctataatgagtttcctccatagggtgtctggcctcagccttagagatagggtggggatctcggacatccggagggagctcgaagtagagccgctgctctttcgcatcgaaaggagccagttgaggtggttcgggaatCTGATTAggatcctgggcgccttcctttggaggttttctgggcacagccAACTCGGAGGtgaacccggggtagacccagaactcgctggagggactatatgtccaatctggcctgggaacgccttgggatcccccaggaggacctgGAAGGCATTGCCGGGCAGAGGGAtatctggagtaccctacttagcttgctgccactacgacccgactccggagaagtggctgaagttgaatgaatgaatgcacttTATTTCTTGGGCTCATAAACAAAGTGGCTTCTGTTCTCAGCTGATTTTGAAGCCTGGAGCCATACAACCAATTCTCAACAGCGCATAAGTGAGCACTTGAATGCATGTTTGTTGTACCTATTTTTAACCCACATGCATCTACAGGCCCAGATTAAAGACCATGGTACCAATTTATAATGTTGTTATAGCGAGGCTAATAACAATAGCTTTCATAAACAACTAGCCACAACGTGTGGCTAACACTAGCTGGTTCAAACTGACTGCATTCTTCAACTGAGGCAAGAAACAGTGGCTGCTGTTGCAGTCAGGGGATAGCCCTACAAATGCTGATACAGCACAAGTTAGTTTTGGGAATGTGTGTTTTTAATATATGATAATACTTAATATTACCATAAAAAGTAACACCGACCAAAGTTGAAAAAGTTCTTTGTGCTATCTGAGTGGCATACAAACGTTTCTTCAAGACACTGAATGGTGAAATTTGATTGGCAGTTTGCCATGTTGAGTGCCAGAAAATAAATGTTAGTTATTAGAAATGTGATATTTATTGCCTTGTAAAAAGTTCCGAACTGTATGACCAGAAAAGTTGACTGAATGTCTCCAAGCAACATTGGCCTTCAGCTGTCACTCAAACGTTATCATGGGGACACCCACTCAGATCACgagaataatagtagtgatagcaatGAAGGCTTCAATAGTAATGAAAGGTTGATTGAGGTATTGTATTTCAGCTGATGAGGCTGAACGAAGACTGGGACCAGGTGTATCGCAGTGCCATGGTGGGTTTACAGCAGAGAGTGGAGTCTTTAGAGCAGGAGAACTCTGCTATAAGACAACTTAACAACAGACTGCTGCTTAAAGTAGAACATGAacaggtaaaacacacacacacacaatcacatatgGTTTATGCATACTGCATcaacagacacccacacacacacacacacacacacacacacacacacacacacacacacacacacactagaaattCACATTTACCCGAGTTTGgatgaaaataaacaaatataccTAGATTATATCGTTTGGACAATGTTTTCTCAGTGCACAATTTTTTGCACATGTGGGTAAGGAGAATCTTTCATGAATGCGTTTGTGATTGCAGAGTGCGAGAGAGTTCTATGAGCACACACTGATGCAGGAATTAAAGAAGAACCAAGACTTGCAGAAATACATCAGGACTCTTGAGAACAGAATGTACAACATAAAAACTACCAAAGACTGTGAAGTGAGCAGACCGTTCATTTGTTTCTCATGATTGTCCTTCAGGTTGGCTTGAGGCTCGTTGGTCAGTTAATCAGTTTGTCCATCTTTGTCTATTCGTTCATTGAAACACATTCTCATCCCATTCTTTGCTAATGTTTGTCAGTTGTTTGTCAGTCCATAGGTCAGTCTGACTGTTAGTCCATTTGCCTGTGtcaagtcagtcagtctgtctttctgtattcTGTAATCTATAACTACACACTAACTGCTAGCACTGATTTCCCTTGTTTCTCCCATACCCCTCCTGCAGGCCAGCCTCAGTGCTATGACCCCAGAGTCCTGCCCCACCTCTGATGCCCCCGGGGGTCCCATCCTGGGGTCCAGTTCTGGTGCCATACCTCCACCTTGcttctcctccctctctttcatccCAGAGGCAGGGCTGCAGAGCCAGAGTTGGGGCAGCAGTGCCTCTAGTGGAACACTGGGCACGGGGCCACAGCATCAGCGAGAGGTGGAGGACCTAAAAGAGCAGCTGGAGGCACTGCGATGTCAGGTGATTTGTTCCCTTTGATCCAGCATCACTGCAATATGATGCGATGAACTGAGTAGAACTGATGTCAACACACTGTTCCATGGGAAGACTTGTGAAGGAATTATTTTACACTCATTTCAGTGCTTAGATGGGAATATTTGCCTGCATCAATTAGATAGTGAACAGTGCCACCAAATGGTTGCTTTACACTATCAGGAAACGGTACACAGCATGGCAATGGCTATGATAAGGATCAGGTACTGGCTCATCACCATACTAATGTCTTGTGTCACCAGACCCAGATCTATGAGGCTGAATATGAGACAGAGCACAAggaccacaaacacacactccagGAGAACCGGAaattgaggaagaagaaggaagagatGCGTCAACAGGTGGCACTACTGCAGGAACAGGTAAGAGTTGAATGGATGTGGTGGACAGCTAATGCTAGTGGCTtgggtgttttctctctctctctctctctctctctctctctctctctctctctctctctctctctctctctctctctctctctctctctctctctctctctctctctctctctctctctctctctctctctctctctctctctctctctctctctctctctggcacagATACATACATAAAGACTTTTAAGTATTCAATGTTGCCAAATTGTGTGGCATAAATTCACCTCGGGCTTGCCATGTGAGATTCCCAAGAAAAGCTCCTCTTTAGCACATCACAGCCTTTCACTGACTTAATCATTGATGCTGGTATTCCTGCAGCTGAAGGTCTATGAAGATGACTTCAGAAAGGAGCGGTCCGACAAGCAGGTGCTACAGCGACTGTTGCTGAAGAAAACTTCGACAGCCAAAGACCCTGTGCTCATCCACCGCTGCAACAATGAGCAGCAACCACCAGGTGGTGACAACAAAACACAAGGCGGAACCAGAGGACAGCCACAGAAACAGCACCACCCTTTGTGTCCCAAGCATGGCAACAGGGACAACGAAGGGCACTCCTAAGTCTTAAGGAGAGAATGCCCACAATAATCActcatgcatggacacacacacacgcgcacacatacagtGGCGTGTATGAGTGTTCACCCTTCAAAATATGAATGACCAATTGTTTCACAAATCAATAATATGAGTTGATTATCAAAATTGTATTGCTACTCCCAAGTACATCATACAGCAGCGCCGGCCAACAAATTGGGTGTTTAATGATTTAACGAAGGATGCTGAAATGCTGAAATGTTGCCAAAGTCCCCCCCCCGGGCATTCCCCTAAATCGGACCTCAAATCACATTAATCTTAAAAGTGACATCATGCTTTCTTGCCTTTAGGCTTTTCCCCACCGAGttggagggtttttttccttttccttttcttaCTGGACACTTCCTGCTGCACCCGTTTGTGCAGTCCCCATTTCATGATGTAATGTTTCCATTTTCATTTGTTCATTCGTTTCCTCACCTTTTAGATTCCTCACATGATGTTAAAACTCCTGAAATATTTTTCGTTATTCTAATAccttgttctgtttttatttggaAAATATCCTTCATAGTCCCTTAATGTATCAACCAATCTAATGGGATTAGTATTGTAAGAACAAAACAAAGACATGTATCGTCTATTAAGTAGATATTTAGTTCAAATACGAGCATCGTAATGTTCTGCGATTTTTTTTTACAGCGTTACAGGCTAAatgacgtttttaaaaaaaaaattctattttttttatttgatatgtGAAAATTGCCCTGTCACTGTCTCTGACACACTCtctttctacacacacacacacacacacacacacacacacatgcatacataagtGTAAAAACAAACTTTTTATGTACGTATAAGTTTAGAAACAGGAAAACTGAGGAACACTGAATCTGCCAATGACAGGCGGATATCTTTGTGCTTGACTATTTATTCAGAGACTTAAATAAACATAATAGATAATAAAATGCATTGCTTCCGTACAAACTAATAAACTATTGACTAGTCCTTAGGTGTTTCCCCTCATTCTTTATCTTCATACTGCCCTATTTGCAATAATCAAAATTTAGTGATGTCATTAACACAGATTATTATCCAGACTTTATTtgaaatcccccccaccccccaccccacatacacacacataaatgcctGTGTCCTATCGATCATCACTCTTCCACGCCGCATATTCCTGGGAAGAAAGAGGGCAGCTGAATAAGGTTGTGATGATTGGGAagagtcaatgtgtgtgtgtgtgtgggggggggtcttgatTCATCTCAAAAGGAACTTTTCCTCATTTGTCTGACCAATTTTATATCAATGGTTATTTCATGCAACCTTTTGGGGTAATCCTGACTTGATAGCTCTGACACACCTCATTTCTTTTCTATAAATCCCCCAATAACTGGTGTTGAAATGTGATGCCAGCCTTGTTAATGTGCACCAAGCTGGTATTTGAGAGAAGGACTGGTTTTATATTACTTGACGGAGATGTAACCTTCACCCTACATGTTTTTCCCCTGGAAATTTTCATAGATTCAACGCAAAGGTGTGTAAAGGCGTTGTCTCGACGAGGAAGACAAGCTAAATGATTTTCCTCATTGTATCTCAAGTTTCTGGGAGTGTCTAAGCCTGTTGTGCGTACTTTTATATGGTTCATGAAGCTATTGAAGTTTCCAGCATCTCATCCCTCCGTGAAGTATAAAATAACTAACATGTAGGAGGAGGGCTGTATCCATCAGGACTTGGAGCCAGaaggagaaaaagagaagaaCAAGAGGTATGGACGCAGTAATGAATCGAGTTTTTATTGCGCAGCGGGCCTCCCGGTCCCTTCTCCTGATGCTCTCCTTTCTCGTTCACTCCTTTCTCGTTCACTCCTCtcatccttctcttctctcagcaTCTTTCTCTGTGTCCAACTCTTTTTCAGTCTCTTTCTTTCCTCAGTTCAGATCCATGGGATCCCCATTTCTCTATCACCAACATCAGTCAGGTGGCTAACAGTTCTCTTTACGGAGAGAGAGTGGATATGTCtctgacaattaaaaaaaaaagatcatatgGGCTGAGCagtgttctttttttatttattaacccccccttttttttcttcctaattgtatctggccaattaccccactcttctgagctgtcctgatcactgctccatccactctgccaagctggggagggctgcagactaccacatgcctcctccaatacatgtggagtcgccagccgcttcctttcacctgacagtgaagagtttcattagggagacgtagcacatgggaggatcacgctattcccccagttccctctccccctgaacaggcactccgaccgaccagaggaggcgctagtgcagcgaccaggacacatacccacatccggcttcccacctgcagacacggccaactgtgtctgcagggacacccgaccaagccggaggtaacacggggatttgaaccagcgattcccatgttggtaggcaacggaatggactgctACACTACTTGGACGCCGCCGACCAGTTTTCTTCACCTTACCTACTGACAGCATTGCACTTTTCTGACCTTACTTGCCTTGAGTGAAGAGACAGTAACAGACGATTCCCCAGTGTAGCAGGAACGGTGTGGCATTAACAGTGAAGTTGGTTCAATGAGGTGTTTGTGGACCGTCTCTCGGGTTATATTGGTCTTGTAGGGCAGTTGAGACAGGGAGGTGCTCCAGCTCACCTAACCACTGAGGTCAGATGTTTTCCTTCTCAAGACATTCATGCAGCATCTCTTTAGGGCAAGGCAAAGCCCTGCATATGTACCTATATACAGTTGAAATGTGCCTTGAGAATGAGTTGGAAAACATGATTAAGATTCTAATTTTAGAGAACAGAAACACTCTTTTGCACCGACTATTTAACAGATATTttaccctgctctctctctctcttccactgtcCCCACAACCTTCTCTTTCTCGACTCCGTCCCTTCTCTTCTCATCCTCTGTTTTTCCCCCTGTCTTTCAAACATGCTTTGACAGAATCGTTTAGGTAGCAGTGGCAGtctgaagcagcagcagcagtagcaccaGAAGCGCTCCAGAGACAACCACATCCATGGCAAGGCTACAGGAGATATAcaacaagcagggctacctaacAGGGCTGCCCATACTGAGCAAGACCGAGCTGATTGAGGCCAGGCGTGCCTTCTCTGAGCTGGAGAAGCAATTCAGTGAGTACGGGGGGTTCAATAAAAAGGTGTATGGGGTTTGCTGCAGGTTGAAGCAATGAGTAGAGAAAATCCGGGAATGATGAGATGAACTCATGAGACCAGAGGAGGTTAATAGAAATGCTGCTTGTGTATCATAGGCTTCAAACTGTGAACCTAATAACTTTTCAGTAACCCTCAGCACTGTTTGGCTTGATGCTTGCTCCCTTCAAAGCTGAAACCTGTCATCTCCCcaatctctctcttcctctggcaGATAGGACTACAAAGTGTACCGGACATTGTTGCTTGTataccgtcagctcagcagtagagttcccacccttgtaaatacAGCATCCTCAGatcacagccaacacagccaatCTATTTGTTACAGACTGCATT
Proteins encoded:
- the si:ch211-153b23.7 gene encoding uncharacterized protein si:ch211-153b23.7; translation: MEGEPMSSLSLLSLSSSLSLAADHQTSPQVDDTLSQDAQEDQFTVESRVEDEGVVGERLLSGEEQVTLITESMSVTSSDQEKLLLLNKNTELRRVNKELMRLNEDWDQVYRSAMVGLQQRVESLEQENSAIRQLNNRLLLKVEHEQSAREFYEHTLMQELKKNQDLQKYIRTLENRMYNIKTTKDCEASLSAMTPESCPTSDAPGGPILGSSSGAIPPPCFSSLSFIPEAGLQSQSWGSSASSGTLGTGPQHQREVEDLKEQLEALRCQTQIYEAEYETEHKDHKHTLQENRKLRKKKEEMRQQVALLQEQLKVYEDDFRKERSDKQVLQRLLLKKTSTAKDPVLIHRCNNEQQPPGGDNKTQGGTRGQPQKQHHPLCPKHGNRDNEGHS